TCAGCGATCCAGGCGCATTCGTTGGCGCGACGTCCGAAGAAAAGCGTCCCGGCCGGTTCCTCGATCGGTCTGACGGTGGCGTTGGCCTGGTTGTTGTTGCGCAGGGACCAGGCCCAGCGGTGTGCTTCGACCGTGAGGGCGGGGACGGGTGTGTCGGCCGGCTGGTTGCCGTGGACTCCGTGCGGGGCGGGCCGGCCGGTTCCTGCCCGGTGGGTCGTCGGGGCGTCCGTGTCGGGGCGGGGTGTCCAGGTGCCGCGGTCGCGGGCGTTGACCAGGGTCTTGCGGGAGCCGGAAGGGAAGGGTTCGGGGCCGCCTCCGGGTCCGCCGCCGGCGCATACGGTGGGGACGGGGCGGTCGGTGGCGCCCCAGCCGAGGGCCTGGGCCATGGACACCCAGCGGGCGCGGCCCGGCCCGAACAGCGACTCCGGTTCGGCGACCGGGGCGTGGGTGGGCGCCGGGGGTTGGGCGGTGCGGGTCCGGGAGGCGATCAGGATCGCCCGCCGCCTGGTCTGGGGGACGCCGTAGTCGGCGGCATTGAGGATCCCGGTCCACACCGAGAACCCCCAGCCGCGCAGGACGGCCGCGTACTGCCGCCACAGCGGCAGCACGTCGGGGACCTCCTCCATGACCACCCACTCCGGCTCCCCGGCCAGGTTGAGGGCATGGAGGTAGCGCATGGGCTCGGCGGCCAGGAGGGAGCGCTCGTCCGCGCACGCGCCGAGGAGCTGCTCGCGGGTGTCGCGTCCGGCGGCGAGGTCGGCGACGGCCTGGTGGACCAGCGGCTGGTCGACCAGCCCCAGGCGCTTGCCGGCCATGCTCCATGCCTGGCACGGAGGAGAGGCGATCAGCCCCAGGACACGGCCGGAGAAGATCCACGCCGGATAGGCGGCGACATCCGTCCGGATCGTCAACTGCCCAGCCGCAGACCGGGTCCTGCATGCCCACTCGTCCCACTCCAGGCCCACATCGCGGGCGCCGAGAACGGTGAGAGCGTGGCTCCAACCGCCGGGCCCGGCGAACAGATCGAGGATGATCCCCCTCAAGTGGCCAGCCCGAAGTCGTCCTGCACTGCCTCGACTTCACCCCGGCACGCCCACGGTGAACAGCCGTCGACGACTCCCTGCTCCAGCACCTCAAGTTCCGCTGCGGTGCCGGGGAGTTCGGGCTGCATCGCCGCCCGTTCGGCGGCGGTGACATGGTCGATGGGGGCCCGGCTGAGCGGGACGCGGGAGCGGTGGAGGAACGCCTCGCCGAGCAGCGGGTTGCCGGAGGCGTTCGCGCGGGCGTTGCCCTGACGGATCGCCGCGTCGAACGCGACCACGTCCGCCCATTCCCCGGGAGAGTTGTCACGGATATTCCGCCACTGCGCATTTCCGTGAAATGGGCATCCCAGGCAACTCGATTTCGGCGTGTTATCCAGGCCGATGGATTCGAGGTAGTGGAGGCATTCCGTGCGGGTCCAGCCGAGTTCGATGAGCGGGTGCCGGTTGCGCATGTACTGGACGTCGGCGTCCTTGGCCCGGTGGAACTCGTCCGTGGAGATTCCCACCCACTGCTCGACGAATGTACTCTTGGGGATGCGCTGCGGGTAGGGGTGGCCGAGGAGTTCCCGGACCTTCTTCTTAATTGGTTTTATCTTGTATTCCCCGGTGCACTGGCGCCTGGTCATACCTGGTCTGCCGTCCTGGTTGAGGACATGCAGTGGCATGGAAGCGAAGCGGTGGTCCGGGTTCAGGGCGTCTTCTCGGATGTTTCCCGAGGAGACACGCAGAACGGGTATGCCAGCCGGTTCGGCTATCTCGCGTTCCAGGCGGTCCAGGTGGGAATAGACGGCCCTGGGTTCCCATCCTGTGTCGGCGAAGATCGCGTAGTCGACCTTCGGGAGAATGCCTTGGGCTGACAGGGCGAGCATAGCGCTGGACTGCACACCGGCGCCAAGAGAAATGATACGGAGGGCAGGTTCGGGCAAGAATGAATTCCAGTTCAGGGAAGGAAGGGAGTGCGGTGGCAGCGGATTTCCCGGGGACACAGCGAGGCCGCGTTCGGTACCAGGAGAGCGAGGACTCCTCCTGGATCGCGGGGCGATGTGTGCCGTTGCGACGCCAAGGCGCTGCCGGCGGGTGGGAGCTGGAGGGCCGGGTGCCGGCAGCAGCTGGGCAGGGAGCCGTGCCGGTCAGTGGCCCGGCGGGCGTCAGCGCCGCGCGGAAGGTGCACGGGGCGTGCTGGGCTGTGGGGGTGCCGGCATCGTGTGCACGGAACCTGTGGGGGAAGGAGGCGTACGGCCCGGGGCGGGATCCGGCGGTGCGGGACTGGTGTGGCTGCGGCGGATGGTGAGGAACTGCCCGCTGGTGCCGTGGGGTTCGACGCCGAGGATGTGGTCGCCGGGCTGCAGTTGTGCGGTGGTGATGCGCAGCAGGTCGGGCTCGGGGTGCTCCTCGGGGTGGGGGGTCCATCCCAGGCTGGTCAGTACGGCTTCGAGTGGCAGTTGGTGCTGGTGGATGCGGTGGCGCAGGTCGCCGGCGGGGATCTGGGTGTGGCGTGCCCAGTCTTCGAGTCCCATGCTCAGCCCGAAGGCGCGGTGCGGGAGGCCCGTGCCCAGGGTGGAGCGCTCGTGCGGTTCCTGGGTGATGGCCTGTTCGGGGTCCCAGCCCTGGAGCAGGCGGCGGCGGAGTGTGGCGTACGCGCAGGCGGCACGGGCATCGACCGCCCAGTGGCTGAGGGGCTTCGTCTCGCCGAACGCGGTGACGTGCAGGGTGAAATGGGGTCCGTCGCCGCCCTTGCTCAGTGCTTCGCCGAACGTCATGCCCGACCTTTTGATCCGGCCGTAGAGCGTGTGGTAAGCGATGCCGCTCTGGTCGGCCCAGCCGCGCAGTGAGAGCGTCCGCCCTGCGTGGGTGAAGGTCATGTCCGGTCTGTCGTGGCGGGGTGTGGTGAGGGCTGCTTCGGGGTCCCACCTCAGCGCCAGTCGGGTACGGAGGGCTTCGTGGTTGACGGCACAGCGTTCGTCGGCCGCCCACGCGCGGAGCGTCTTCGACTGTCCGAACGCGGTGATCAGCCCGCGGGCCAGTTCCCAGTCGTAGCGGTCGGTGCGCCGGCTCTCGGGCTGGTGGGTACGCCCTGGTGCGGGCTTCTCGGGAGGAGGGATGGCAGGTCCTTCGGGCGGTGGGAGTCGGAGGGCGGCCCAGCGGCGAGGCGTGCGATGCGGGCGCTGATGAGTGCGTGGTGGCGGACGGGCAGGCGGTGGGTGGTGCTGGGCAGGATCTCCAGGCGGGCGACGGTCAGATGGCTGGCCAGGTGTGCGGTGTGTGCGGCGGGGATGTGCCGGTCGTCCGCACCGGCCATCAGCAGCAACTGCCCACCGAGCCGCTCCAGTACGGAAAGGTGGCGGGCCCGGTAGCGGCGCAGCGACTGCCAGAGCGCGGCGAGATCGGCGGTGGGGGTGTGGCGTACGCCGTCGCGGCACGGCGGCGGACCGTCGTGCGGCCCGGTGCCGGCGTGTGGGGTGAGGGTGTGGCGGTGGGTGTCCGGTAGTCGGCGCCGTACGCGGTCCACGGTCTGGGGTGCGTGGGTGCAGGTCAGGGCGGTGAGGCTGCGTCCGGCGGCGAGCAGGAGGGCGCGCGGGCTCCGGCCGGTCAGGACGCTGGTGCCGTGGGCGGTGGCCGACAGCAGCACCATGCCCCGGATCCGGGGCAGGAGCGAGGGGTGCAGAGCGGCGAGTTCCTGCAGGACGAGGGCGCCCAGGGAGTGGCCGGCGAGCACCAGCGGTCCGGTGGGGGCGAGCGCGTCGAGGACGTGGTGGAGGTCGTCGGCGAGCTGGGCGACGGTCAGCGGGGCTCGGCCGCGCGGGGTGTGGCCGTGTGCGCGCTGGTCGTGGCGCAGCACGGCGTGGCCCAGGCCGGTCAGGTGCCGGGTGTGCAGGCGCCACAGGTCCGCGGTGACCGACGCGCCGTGCACCAGCACGATCACCGCTCCGTCGGACCGTGGGCGGGCCGGGGTGTCGCGGTAGACGGCCAACGGGGTGCCGTCGGCGGCGGGGACCGACAACACCTCCGTGGAGGAAGTCGGATTGAGCACGGAGGGACTCCCGGGAGAAGGTACGAGGCCGGGCGTGTGCCGCCCACCCGGCTGAGGGGCGAAGCCGGTCAGCGAGCACCCCTGACTGCCCGTGATGCTGCTGTGAGCTTCGGTGGGCAGGGCGTGGATGGTGTCGCGGTGCGGGCGGGTGTGTGGTGGGCCAGAGCACGCCGCCCATTGGGGGTGACGGCGATGCGTCGGCCCTGGTGTCGGGTGGCGGCGGTGGGGTGCTCCACTACGCGGACGAGGCCACGCCACTGCAGCGCCCGGAACGTGGCGATGTTGATCCGGGCACCGCTGGTGTTCAGGATCGCCTGGAGGGTGTCGCGTCGGCCGGTCACGTAGAGGGTGCCGCCCTGCTCCGACAGCGCACGGAGCGTGGCGTACTGGAAATCGGTGATCTTCCGTACGGGGGCGGCCAGTTCCGGATGACTCGTCAGGTCTGCCGTGATGCCGGTGAGTGCCCGGGACAAGGATGTGGGGCACAGGTCGAGTGCCCCGGCCGCATCGTCCAGATACTCGGCCAGGCCGGTGCTGGCTGTCTGATGGTGTGTCTCGCGGGCAGCGGTCTCGTCCGCTGCGGGGCGGTGGGGGATGGTGATGGTGTCGGAGGAGTTGCCGTATGCCACGTCGGCGAGGGTGCTGGCGGAGCGGGAGGCGTGGGCTGCTGCGGCGGCCAGCGCGTTGAGGGTGGGGCGGCTGCCGGAGAGGGTGCGGTAGTGGCTGCTGTCGAGGACGGTCAGCCGTGCCAGGGTCTGGGCGACCAGCTGGTGGATCTGGCGGATCCTGGGGGCGAGCCGGTGCAGAGCGTCGCTTCCCGGCATCACATCGAGGCTCTGGACCTCGGTGTGAAGAAGGTCAGCATCGGCTGCGAGCCGCGTGAGGTGGCCGGTCTCGGCGGACAGGTCGATCCGATCCATGGTGCTCCGGGAGAAGAAGAGGAGAAAGAAGGGGGCCGGTCAGCGGTGGCGGCGGCGGTGGCGGGTCTGGTCCGGTGGGAGCGGTGTTGGCGTGGCCGCGGGGCGCGAGGACGGGGGCGGGATGTCCTGCACGGTTGGGATACCGAGGCCGACGCGCACGGGGATGCCGCAAGAGTGGAGGTGGGTCTCGGCACGGACGAGCGCGTTCACAGCGTCGTGTTCGCTCAGTCCGGCGGGCAGCGTGTACTCGCGTGATGCCTCTGCGGGGGCGAAGCCGTTCTGGGCGAGGACCTCGCTCGCGCGGTCCGTGCGGGCGGTGGCGGTGACCGTCCCGTCGTGGAACCGAACCACCGCCTCGTACGGGGCACCGTCGGCGCTGGCGTGGCGGGTGGTCCAGGCGAGGTCGACGAGGTCCATGGTGTGGGCCATGAGTCCGTAGGCGGCGATGCCTGCGCGTTCGTGTGCGTCCTCGGCGGTCTCGGGCGGCAGGAGGTAGAGGGTGCGGCCCTCAAGTGTCCGCGTGGTGAACCCTGCACCGGTCAGGATGCGGGCGGCGTTGCGGATCGGCCGGTTGACGACAAGGAAGGTCCAGCCGTCGTCGGTCGAGCCGATGAAGATGTCGTGGTGGTCGGTGACGGCCATGGAGTTCCGGGTGGTCGGTGCGGGGGAGTTGGGGTTCAGCGGGTTGCTGCGCGTGCTGCGGTCGCGGCCGGGCGCGGGGTGGTGGGTGCCGGGAGGCGTGGTCGGCCGAAGGTGGCGGCGAGGTGGCGGGATCGACGTACAGTTCGGCGGTCGTCAGGGCATCAGGGGCGCCGAGGGCGGTCAGGTTCTGTGCGAGGGGCACGCGGTTGCCGGCTTCCGCCAGGGACGGGCTGTCGCCCTGGCGGGGGACTCCGGCGCGGGTGTCGTCGATGATGTCCACGGCGATCCGGAGGTAGCCGGCGGCGTCGGTGGCCAGCTGGGCGAGTTGCTGCACCCGCGCGTACACGGGCGGATCACGCGGCTGCGGTACATCGGCCGGGCGTTGAGGACGTTCACGATGTACAGCGCCGACTCGGCCAGATGCTGGGTGAGGTCGGTGTGGTGGGTGAGGGCGGTGGCGGGGCCGGAGGTGCCCAGGTGTATCCCGGCCAGGGCGTCGTTGTGCCGGGTGAAGTCGGCGGCCGGCAGCAGAAGGTGTTCGGCCGGCGCGGTCGGGTTGGTCATCGCGGGTGGAGGGCCCTGTTCGGTGGCGGGGTCAGCGGCGGCGGAAGGCATGGCCGAGCTGGGCGGCGGCGTGGTGCAGGTGTGGATTCACGGCGGCTGCCCGGACCGGGGTGATGAGCGCCTCGTCCAGGCTCTGCACGAGGTGGGGAACGTCACCGAAGACGCGCTCGACCGGCGTGGGCGTGGCGAGGTGGGTGAAGAACTGAGCGACGAGCCGCTCGGGGGTGTCTTGCGTGAAGGCGGCATACCAGTGAGTGTCGAAGCCCCCGTGCACGTGGTGCCGGAATCGCCACGGGGTCTCCTCCCCCACGATGTGCTTCAGATGGCAGTAGCCGTCCGGCGAGGCGAAGGTGTCACCCTCGCGAGTCCAGTGGTTCAGGTCGGCGATCTGCGCCAGGGGAGTGGCGGTGAGCGGGATCCGGTCGATGTGGCGGTCGTCGCCGAGCAGCTGGGGCAGGGTCTGGGCGACGGCGGCGATGGCCTCGATCGGGGTCTGCCGGGTGAACCGGGCCTCCCAGAACGGCTCGTGGTGCGCGACGGTCCACCAGTGACCGTGGGGCTCTCGGGGGTCGAAGCTCACGAACGTGCTGCCGTCGGGGCTGTCGAGGCGGATGCGTCCGCTCGCGCGCTCGTGCTCGTAAGGCCAGCCGAACAGGTGGATCAGCGGGCCCACCGCATCGGTGAGCCGGTCGCCCGCACCCGCCAGATAGCGCGGGGAGACCAGGACCCGGTCCTGCGCCGTGAAAGGCGTCACCGGCAAGCTCCTGGTATCGCGGGCGGTGTGGAGGCGGCCTTCGAGGGCGCCGTCGCCAGGTCAGTGATCTGCATGGAGAGCTCCGGGACGGTGAAGGGGACGAACGAGCGTGTTGCGAGGGGCTGGGGGCGGGCGTTGTCCGGCGGTGCCGTAGGTGTCTGGCTGGGGTGAGTGCTTGGCGACGATCGCGACCGCGCGCGGATGCCTGTCTCGGCGGCGTCGACCGCGAAGATCTGCCCTGCGGGCGGCGGGTGGTGGCGGTGCCAGGTCCGTACGAACTCCTTCGCCTGGAGGGAGCGGACCGGTACCAGGTGCAGCGGGGTGTCGCTCACGCGGCCGTCTCGAAGTCGGACTGCGGTGGCGTGTGCTTCGCGACGGCGCGGGCGGTGATCGCTTGCGAGGCGCGGGAGGATGCCGCGGACAGTTCCTGCGCGCCGGGTTCCGTGTACCAGGGGCGAAGGTCGAGCATGGCGGCGCGCAGGCCGGTGGCGAAGACGAGGGCGGTGCCCTTGGGCAGGGCGCGGATCGCGTCGGCGGGCAGGATCCGCTCCTGCCGCATCGATACCGATGTCGACTTGCCCGACTCGGAGACGGAGGTGGAGGTGGTCTCCACGTCGTGGTCGCCGATGAGGCGGGAGAGTTTGTCGGCGAAGTCGGGGTCGTCGATGCCGGAGCCGATGACCTTGACCGTGCTCGCGGACCACATGGCGTCCATGCCCGCGTCTCCCCACACCTTCTGCCCCTGCCGGTAGGACTGCAGGATCGTGATCGGGATGATTCCGCGCGAGCCCAAGTGGGAGTACAGGTCGGGGAGATCGGAGATCTTGCAGACGTTGGCGGCCTCGTCGAGGATCGCGAGCATGGGCGGGTCCAGGCGTCCGCCGGCACGCTCGGCCTGGGCGGTCGCGGCCCGCATCACCGAGTCCGCGCACGCCGCGATCAGCGCACTGGCGCCGCCGCCGCCGTCCTTCGACAGCAGGTACAGGGTGTCGGTGCCGACGACGAACTCGGACGGGACGAACTCCCGCACGCCCGGCTGGGGGGTGACCCAGGCGGCGATCTCGCTGTTCAGGAGCGCGGCGGCGTACTGGCGGGCGGTTTCGTAGATGCCGTCCCGGGTTTCGGGTGGGCCTTCGACGGTGCCCTTGAGCTGGGATGCGACCGCGCTGAAGCCGTGGTCGCGGAGGATGTCGAGCGGGGTGCGGTCGGCGGGGAACGCCAGCCACTGCATGACGTCGGTGATGGGCCGGTCGTCCAGGGCGGCGGCGAGGAACAGCTGGGAGAGGATGTTGGACCCGGCCTTGGACCAGAAGTCCCCCTGCTGGGAGGCGTCCACCGACGCGGCCAGGAAGTGCCCGGCCAGCCGCCCGGCGCCGTCGAGGGTTTTCGCGTCCGCGAGCGGGTTCCACCACATCGTCCGTTCGACGTGCGCGATCTGCTGCGGGTCCATCGACCACACCCGCCCGACGCCGGCGCGGGCGTCGACGGTGGCGGTGAAGGCGTCGCCGGCGGCCTTGTTACTGGTCAGGAGGACCGGGCCGGGGGCGTTGAGGATTGAAGGGATGGCCAGCGAGGTGGTCTTGCCCGAGCGGGGCGCCATGATGGCGACGGCTACGTCCTCGTAGCCCATGCGTACCTCGTGCCGGGTGCCCTGCAGATTGCCCAGCAGGATGCCGGTGTCGGAGGCGTCGATGTGCTTGGCGTTCTTCAGGCTCGGGCGCAGGGAGCGGGCTTTGGCGGTGATCGCCTTGGCCATCAGCGGTTCGATGTCCCGGGCCTTGGCCATGCCGGTGACCTTCTTCTTCCGGCCGCCACCGTGGTTGTGCCGCGACCAGACGACCGTGATGGTCACGGCGAGGGC
The sequence above is drawn from the Streptomyces griseiscabiei genome and encodes:
- a CDS encoding DNA cytosine methyltransferase, translated to MILDLFAGPGGWSHALTVLGARDVGLEWDEWACRTRSAAGQLTIRTDVAAYPAWIFSGRVLGLIASPPCQAWSMAGKRLGLVDQPLVHQAVADLAAGRDTREQLLGACADERSLLAAEPMRYLHALNLAGEPEWVVMEEVPDVLPLWRQYAAVLRGWGFSVWTGILNAADYGVPQTRRRAILIASRTRTAQPPAPTHAPVAEPESLFGPGRARWVSMAQALGWGATDRPVPTVCAGGGPGGGPEPFPSGSRKTLVNARDRGTWTPRPDTDAPTTHRAGTGRPAPHGVHGNQPADTPVPALTVEAHRWAWSLRNNNQANATVRPIEEPAGTLFFGRRANECAWIAERVGTPRVDATGVAAPVSPAPIRITAREAGVLQTFPADYPWAGNKGQQFSQIGNAVPPRLAAHLLADHLRVPLDPDDFTLAA
- a CDS encoding adenine nucleotide alpha hydrolase family protein → MLALSAQGILPKVDYAIFADTGWEPRAVYSHLDRLEREIAEPAGIPVLRVSSGNIREDALNPDHRFASMPLHVLNQDGRPGMTRRQCTGEYKIKPIKKKVRELLGHPYPQRIPKSTFVEQWVGISTDEFHRAKDADVQYMRNRHPLIELGWTRTECLHYLESIGLDNTPKSSCLGCPFHGNAQWRNIRDNSPGEWADVVAFDAAIRQGNARANASGNPLLGEAFLHRSRVPLSRAPIDHVTAAERAAMQPELPGTAAELEVLEQGVVDGCSPWACRGEVEAVQDDFGLAT
- a CDS encoding alpha/beta hydrolase; this translates as MLNPTSSTEVLSVPAADGTPLAVYRDTPARPRSDGAVIVLVHGASVTADLWRLHTRHLTGLGHAVLRHDQRAHGHTPRGRAPLTVAQLADDLHHVLDALAPTGPLVLAGHSLGALVLQELAALHPSLLPRIRGMVLLSATAHGTSVLTGRSPRALLLAAGRSLTALTCTHAPQTVDRVRRRLPDTHRHTLTPHAGTGPHDGPPPCRDGVRHTPTADLAALWQSLRRYRARHLSVLERLGGQLLLMAGADDRHIPAAHTAHLASHLTVARLEILPSTTHRLPVRHHALISARIARLAAGPPSDSHRPKDLPSLLPRSPHQGVPTSPRAGAPTATTGNWPAG
- a CDS encoding DUF317 domain-containing protein, whose translation is MTPFTAQDRVLVSPRYLAGAGDRLTDAVGPLIHLFGWPYEHERASGRIRLDSPDGSTFVSFDPREPHGHWWTVAHHEPFWEARFTRQTPIEAIAAVAQTLPQLLGDDRHIDRIPLTATPLAQIADLNHWTREGDTFASPDGYCHLKHIVGEETPWRFRHHVHGGFDTHWYAAFTQDTPERLVAQFFTHLATPTPVERVFGDVPHLVQSLDEALITPVRAAAVNPHLHHAAAQLGHAFRRR
- a CDS encoding type IV secretory system conjugative DNA transfer family protein translates to MPNSSTSPHSSDGYDLAFKALLGVLAVVVPLSNLAWLTGNLTSRITDSGPWAPYQPIDALLRPEQLWPSVGETPLLIGARILPVTVLVALAVTITVVWSRHNHGGGRKKKVTGMAKARDIEPLMAKAITAKARSLRPSLKNAKHIDASDTGILLGNLQGTRHEVRMGYEDVAVAIMAPRSGKTTSLAIPSILNAPGPVLLTSNKAAGDAFTATVDARAGVGRVWSMDPQQIAHVERTMWWNPLADAKTLDGAGRLAGHFLAASVDASQQGDFWSKAGSNILSQLFLAAALDDRPITDVMQWLAFPADRTPLDILRDHGFSAVASQLKGTVEGPPETRDGIYETARQYAAALLNSEIAAWVTPQPGVREFVPSEFVVGTDTLYLLSKDGGGGASALIAACADSVMRAATAQAERAGGRLDPPMLAILDEAANVCKISDLPDLYSHLGSRGIIPITILQSYRQGQKVWGDAGMDAMWSASTVKVIGSGIDDPDFADKLSRLIGDHDVETTSTSVSESGKSTSVSMRQERILPADAIRALPKGTALVFATGLRAAMLDLRPWYTEPGAQELSAASSRASQAITARAVAKHTPPQSDFETAA